The Thalassospira sp. TSL5-1 genome contains the following window.
CAGCAGGGCATTGATCGCATTGATCGGTTCGCCAAGGTTATTGGCAAAACTTCTGACAGAGTTTTTCACCGGTTGCGGTGCAATATCGCCGTACCACATGGCCGCCGGGTACAGGATGAGAAAATCGACGGCACCATTAACATTGTGCACCACCCGATTCACAGGTTCGATCGGATCGAAATCAGTTTGGTCCTGTGCCGGCTGAGTCGACGCACATGCTGCCAAAACGGACAGTGACGCCCCAACACAAAGTGCCCGTATGTTTTTCAGATTCATTTTTTTCGCCAACGGTTTACAAATCTATTTGAAGGCCCCCGACTGTATCCCCGGATGAAGATTTAAACGGAGCCATTGCTCGTGCAACCCCGCCATCTTTTAAACCTGCATCCTGCAATACTGCATATGCCCCGTATATCATGTGGTTAGCATATGGAGATTTTAAATGCCAGTCAGCAAAGGGCCGTCAAATGGACTATCCTCATGGCTGTGGTAATTAAGTCACATCTCCTGTGGGGGGCTGTGCTTTTTTCTTGAACAAACATAAATATATCTTTATATGTGCATGAGAAACCGGGAGGGTGATCATGGAGCAGGTTCTGGCAGGATTGCGTGCCGCAGCAGAAGCCACGCGATTGCGGCTATTGGCAATTTGTGCGGAGTGTGAGCTGACGGTCAGCGAAATTACGCAGATTATCGGGCAAAGCCAGCCCCGTGTGTCGCGGCATTTAAAGCTGCTGTGCGAGGCGGGGCTTCTGGTGCGTTTTCGCGAAGGAACCTGGGTTTTTTATCGCACCCCGCATAGCGGCCAGGGGGCAGACCTGGTCGCGCCGGTTTTAAACCTGCTGCCACAGGATGACGAAACCCTGGCGCTGGATCGCACCCGACTGGATCAGGTCAAAAAACAGCGCGAGCAGGTGGCAACCGAGTATTTCCGCGCCAATGCCGGGGAATGGGACACCATCCGGTCGCTTCATGTTGATGAGGCCGAGGTGGAAGCCGCCCTTTTGACCACGTTGGGAAACCTTGATGGCAAGCGCATTCTTGATATTGGAACCGGTACCGGCCGGGTGCTGGAGATTTTGGGTAAATCGGCCGCCGAAGGTGTTGGTGTGGATATGTCGCGCGAAATGTTGGCCGTGGCGCGCGCCCGCCTGCAACGGGCGGAACTGGCAAACTGCCTGGTGCGGCAGGCCGATATGTATCAATTGCCTTATCCCGACGGGGCATTTGATGTGATTACCCTGCATCAGGTTTTGCATTATGCCGAAAAACCCGAAACCGCCATTGCCGAAGCCGCGCGCCTGCTGGCGCCGGGCGGAACATTGCTGGTGGTGGATTTTGCCGCGCATGACCAGGAAGAACTGCGCGAACAGCATGCCCACCGCCGCCTTGGTTTTGACGATACCGCCATGAAGGACTGGTTTGCATCCTCCCGGCTTGAGATGGATGAAGTGGTTAATCTGCCGGGCAAACCCCTGACAGTATGCCTGTGGCGCGGCCATGCCGGGGCAAGTGTATCAAGGGCAGTACAGGCAGGGAAAGCTGCCGAATAGCCGTTTGGAATTTTAACACTACAAAATTTTGCCCCTCATCGCGTTGATGTGTGGGCGGAAAGAATGAACATCGCCCACAGGGGCATTTGAACACAAGGTAGACGACAATGACGCCAGTGCGTGACAACACACAACAAACCGCCTCTCACAGTCGCGATTTGCGGGTTTCTTTTGAATTTTTTCCGCCGAAAACGGAAAAGATGGAAGAAACCATGTGGCGTTCGATCCATCGCCTTGCGCCGCTGGCGCCGTCTTTTGTGTCAGTAACATATGGGGCCGGGGGCTCCACGCGCGACCGCACCCACGCCAGCGTGACACGCATTCAGCGCGAAACCGGCATACCGGCGGCGGCACATTTAACCTGCGTGGGCCATACCCGCGACGAGATCGAGCGTATTGCGCGTACCTATTGGGATGAAGGCATTCGTTCCATCGTGGCCCTGCGCGGTGATTTACCTGATTCTGGTGACACTTACATACCTACGCCGGGCGGCTATGATTATGCCGTTGATCTGGTTGCCGGGCTTAAACAAATTGCCGATTTTGATATTTCTGTTTCGGCCTATCCCGAAACCCACCCCGATGCGCCAAGTGCCGATTTCGAGATTGAGTATCTGAAACGCAAATTTGATGCCGGTGCCAACCGCGCAATTACCCAGTTCTTTTTTGATAACGAGGTTTTCCTGCGTTTTCGCGATAAATGCGCCAAGGCTGGCATCACAGCACCCATCGTGCCGGGTATTTTGCCCGTCACCAATTTTGCGGCGCTTTTGAAATTTGCCGATATGTGCGGTGCCCAGGTGCCGGCACGCCTGCATCACCGGTTTGACGGGCTGGATGAAGACCCCGAAACCCGCCGTATGGTGGCCTTTCACGAGGCGATTTCCCAGGTTGAAGGCCTGATCGCCGAAGGGGTCGAGGATTTCCATTTCTATACCCTGAACCGGGCCGAATTGACCTATGCGATTTGCCATGCACTGGGCATTCGCACCAAACAGGTTGCCCTCTCTGCCTGAGAAACCGATATATTCCGATATATAAGCTGCCCTTGCGCCGCTATGACACACAGACAGGATATCCCGTCATGACCGATCGCCAAAAACGTATCGCCCTGCTTAAAGAGCGCGCCGAAAAGAAAATCCTGATCCTGGATGGCGCAATGGGCACCATGATCCAGAAGCACAAGCTCGGCGAGGAAGATTATCGCGGCGAACGCTTTGCCGACTGGAAGCAGGATTTGAAGGGCAATAATGACCTTCTGTCCCTGACCCGGCCGGACATTATTAAGGATATCCACCTGCAATATATTGCAGCCGGGGCTGATTTGAATGGCACCAATACCTTTAGTGCTACCACCATCGCCCAGGCCGATTACGGCATGGAAAGCCTGGCCTACGAGATCAATTACGAAAGTGCCAAACTCGCCCGTCAGGCCTGTGATGAATGGGAAGCCGCCCATCCTGGCGATGTGCGCTTTGTCAATGGCGCTATCGGGCCGACCAACCGCACGGCTTCCATCTCGCCGGATGTGAATAATCCGGGCTATCGG
Protein-coding sequences here:
- a CDS encoding metalloregulator ArsR/SmtB family transcription factor — its product is MEQVLAGLRAAAEATRLRLLAICAECELTVSEITQIIGQSQPRVSRHLKLLCEAGLLVRFREGTWVFYRTPHSGQGADLVAPVLNLLPQDDETLALDRTRLDQVKKQREQVATEYFRANAGEWDTIRSLHVDEAEVEAALLTTLGNLDGKRILDIGTGTGRVLEILGKSAAEGVGVDMSREMLAVARARLQRAELANCLVRQADMYQLPYPDGAFDVITLHQVLHYAEKPETAIAEAARLLAPGGTLLVVDFAAHDQEELREQHAHRRLGFDDTAMKDWFASSRLEMDEVVNLPGKPLTVCLWRGHAGASVSRAVQAGKAAE
- the metF gene encoding methylenetetrahydrofolate reductase, whose protein sequence is MTPVRDNTQQTASHSRDLRVSFEFFPPKTEKMEETMWRSIHRLAPLAPSFVSVTYGAGGSTRDRTHASVTRIQRETGIPAAAHLTCVGHTRDEIERIARTYWDEGIRSIVALRGDLPDSGDTYIPTPGGYDYAVDLVAGLKQIADFDISVSAYPETHPDAPSADFEIEYLKRKFDAGANRAITQFFFDNEVFLRFRDKCAKAGITAPIVPGILPVTNFAALLKFADMCGAQVPARLHHRFDGLDEDPETRRMVAFHEAISQVEGLIAEGVEDFHFYTLNRAELTYAICHALGIRTKQVALSA